In the Arachis stenosperma cultivar V10309 chromosome 8, arast.V10309.gnm1.PFL2, whole genome shotgun sequence genome, AAGGCAGGTAGTGCAAGTAGCAAATATAACAATTAGCATAATATATATTCAGTTAGGCATTCCCAAGTATGCATAGCAAATAAACAAACAGAATGCACATGATGTATGCCtaccctatggctgatgaggctcatctgtcggttattaagccaacccgacaagttcGAAACCCTTGGACTGTCCCTCATCGCGCATccccatgagtctatgcatagctttttctcatttCATTCATACATTCATATATAACTTACTCAATGGGAGATATCCATTCCCGGAAATTTATACGTGCCCGATCACCCTTACGatgtagggtcaacagagtatcgagtctcaacttGGAACAcatggtggcaagccacgaTTCTGTACCcaggaaactcgtatctcagataacaTTAAATTCACAATCATTCATATTCATCATAGCCATGGCATCATATATCCTTCATGCATACCCATTCTTCTCGAATACTCATCACTTTTAACTTTTACTTCATCCCCAAGTTACCTCTATTTCCTAGCTTCAAATTACTACTAGAGTTATTACTATGATCTGGGCTAAAAGAGTGAAAATAAAGGTTTAGAAGTTTAAAATTTGACttaaaaacacaaaatccaTTTTTGTTAAAACAAgggccacgcgtatgcgtggacaTGCGAAAACCCTCGCTCATGTACACAAGCTCCCTACTCGCGTATGCGTGAATCCTAACCCGAAAGCGTTGGTCGTGTTGCGAGCAGCTGAACGCGTACACAAATGCTGGGTCACACGTACGTGTGAGCGTatgtttttccaaaaatttgcATAAGTTTGAAAAGCTGTAGAATTCCAACTTTTTAACCCCAACTTTCAACGTGCATAACTTTTTcgttttaaattatttttcctCCATTCTTCAATGGCGTAAACTTCACGAACctaattttcatataaaacaaATTTGAAACGATTTAGGGGTTCGGAAGCCGAGTTATGTCTCGTCGAAGTTCGGCCAAAAATCAGTTTTTAGCAAACCTCAAAAACCTCTATTCTCATTAAAACTCAAGTTACCACCTTTATATCCATCAACACAACACACCTACATCAATACCACAACAATATCCTCATCCTTATCATTTCTCAATTCACCCATATCATGTATCAACATCTCAAATAATCAACAAGATGAACATATCCctattcattatatatatacaaacacATATCAATATCAACTCATCACTAAACTCTTATCCTACCAGCATTAAACTCACAATATATCAATTAACACTTATCCATCAAGCACCAAATCCATATCACAATTCTTATCAAAATCACTAAGCATTAAATATACTCATACGTTCCAACCTATCCTATGGTCacctagcctaagttttcacagaatattatatattaaatacacGAAACctaaatcataccttggccgatctCCACGTTTGGTCCAAGGTAACCCACAAGGCAAGAAGCAAGTCCTCTCACCACAATTCTAACTCTAGCACCAACCCAAGCTTCCACTAATTACCAATGTCCACAATTCAAGCTCCAATTACATATACACAATCCTAATTCATATATACGTGATACAAGTATACCCAAATTCAATACCTAATATACTCAATTAAGGAATTAgctaagattctagaatttttACCTTACACAAACACCAAAGAAGCAAGATTGAACGTTCTCCTCAAGCTAATTCAAGCCTAAACACCAAAATTGAACAATTTTCAATATCATGGCTCATGAATTTTGAAACTGAGAATGAGGAAATTGAGGAATAAAATATGACTTCCTCACCTTACAATGTTTTGGGCCTTGTAGAGCTTGACAACCCGAACGCATGGCCGCAAACGTTGCAgcaatcggagctccggatcaaaagttacATGGATTTGAATGAAATCAAGGGTTTTGGAACTTAAGGTGTTCTTCCCCTTGTTTGCTTGCTTCCAGCGAGTTTTGCATGCAGAAATGGGAAGATAATGAGCTGAAGCTCATTAAGTATGATGGGTTGGTTGGGCCCACATGCTCGGTTTGGGTTCGGTTCGGCCTGTTCGGCCCAATCTTGGGCCAAATTCTTTGAAATTAGTATTAAAATTCTCATTTTaatgagctctatcctaatttaatataatattcatatttataatCTCCTTTATTAAAacttaatttattgactaattattcgCTAATTTTGTGGAATTTATATCCTATCCACCTAAATaagaattttgccctcaaaattcagatttcattATCTGAAAAGAGGTGTGGGTAGTCCTTCCGCATACTCAAAATTTCTTAAAGCTGACCTCATTACTCGAAACATCCATCTCCTTTCATTTAAACTAACTTAGGTTGTAAGGCATGAATTTGTTTTAGAAGCATGTTTCAGAAGTTACGAAATGTGAAGTACGTTAAATAAGTTCGAAAGGTACGGAAAAAAAATGATTCGGTATGCCACTGACCATTGATCCCCTCCAAAAATTGAGATGGACCAACTTAGCGGCGTTTAACTTCTTAGTTTTTTATTGCTCATCCGATTCTAGTTTGTTGAAGTAATCTTTAGAAATACGTATCTTCCTCCTTCAAGCTTGAGAAGTCTTTTTCTTAGATTCGCATAACTCTTTTGTCGGCCTTTCGTAGTGAGAATCTTAACTCGGCTTTTTCATTGCCTTAGCTATCAAATTCATGAACAAAGATGTTTGAGTCTCCAGTTTCAGATCAGTACAGAGGCTTTTAGGGCATCGTGAAGCTTTACCTACTTTCTGATGTACAGTCTCGTTTAATATCTTTGATAAACAGTTTGCTCCGATGGGCGGAAAGAATTTGGGTTAACTGACCCACGATCACCTAACACTATTACTTCCTATTTTAGTCCTCGATAACCCCTTTCATAATCAGTAGCAGTCCCTTTGTACTTTCATTGTGAACCCTTCCATGGTTATTACATCTCGGATGACTCTTGGTACTCGCTCCTTATCTTAGTACGTGTTAGATATTTAGTCATACGCGTCGCCACATTATCCATCGCTTCGGGCCTTTCCACCCTATCTTATCAAAATTGTGGTATATTTTAGCAGTCCTCGGTTGAATTGAAATCCGTTTCTTTGAACAAGCAATTCAAGCAATATGCTTAtgatgcatactctgagtcgtgtttatgtgctattaggatatcAGACTGATATACATAGCATAaagttcatgagcatgcatttgggactttgaatcactagacttgcgatattgagactgatcaccttgatatcacttgtttggtgtgtataggaatcAGGTTGAGATCGAAGGACACATTTAGAGAACTAGGGTTTATGTATGTGCATTTTGGGGACTTggggatatgtatatatatacgtAAATATTCTCCGACCAGCCTTAGCTTCGCAacctgagttaggagcttgttattttgtaccCTTGATCTTCTACTTTTATCTTTTGTATAATTATGTTAGTGTACTTTAGATTTCTTCATACGCAAGTAACCACATTTTCTGAACATTGCACTTTTATATTTTGCGATTTTTGCTTTACATTTTCATCAAGGCTTCTCGTATATTAAATCCTTTCAATtattatactatatatattttattttagaggttgtaGCGCCTTGTCACCTTTGTTTTACATCCTAGGTGTAAAGCTTTGTATGGTAGGATGTTACATGTTTGTGTTCTTGTACAAGAGTTGTGTATGTATGCTTATTAGTGCTAgtaattttttacttttgagaTTTTTTTGTAACTTTGATTTGAATAATAGTGAAGCTTTTTAATATATGTGGTTAGAATTTTTTAGATTTGTTTAATATAAATTCAACTATGGATTATGAGGCGTATTCTGAATTATGGTTTAGGTAAGTATTTTGTACTACTTTAATTGTGATAATGTTAATTTGAATTAAAGATATTTAATATTAGaagtattttaataaatttaaaaaaattaaaatcaataataactttaattaaacatatttgttattaagggtattttaataaatttattattagagatattttataaattcaaaatctaaaaaaaatatttgattagatttatatttatttttttaagaaaaagtcaataataattttggttgaaaatatttgatataggggtatttttggaaataaaaatattttttgtccaaaaataatagtattaaccttttaattgaaaatatatttatatgtaaattttttttatgtgtttattaagtttaatcattaatcttttaatttgaattattaaggataattttgacatattacataatattaccaaaaaatttaaaatatccaaccaaataaaaaattattcatttgCAGGATTATTACATAATATtccaaaatattaaattttataatcaaACATAGAAATTTTATATACCAAGTAATTTCATCCCTAGGCATTATATTCCTAGAAATGATATTctttgtaataaaaactaatccTTGAAACACACACCCTCAATTTCGttcaattcgacttattttctttcttcttctaaaTTCTTTTTAGTTTAACGATGTACCATTAGATAAATACTTTAGTGTATTATTTTTGGGAGATCCCCACCTTTTATTATGAGATCTTATTTTGGAATAtctttgtattttattttttattaattaataaaatatagaaTTATTCTCTACATCCAAACAATTTTAACATCCAAATTCATTCAAGTGATTTAGAGTCATgcgcttctttttcttctttcgtTATCTTTCTCTTTCGTTATCGTCATCACCAACAACACCACCACCTCATCCTCCTTTAATTATTTTCTCATTTGAATTTcttcttgtttctttttcttctcctcctccactaccaccaccaccaccaccaccaccaccatcatcatcattatcttcttcttcttcttatacaTATTGTCGTTATTGTTGAATTTTTGCCATGTTGATGATGTTGTCTgattcaaaattgattttcgaTGTATTTTTGTTCATGATTTAGTCTTGTTTGTGTGATTATTTTCGAATTGAGTTAATTGTGTCACAATTGTTATGTAATTTCAGTTCATTTCTGAGTTAATTGTGTCGCAATCCATTATGTAGTTTTGGTTCATTTCTGAGTTAATCGTGTCGCAATCATTATATAATTCGGTTCATTTCTGAGTGAATTAAGGTGTATTTGCACTCGTTGTCCtgcacaattcaaaactctttctcttctttctcctcatcttctactgcttctttttcttttttttcatctttttcttcatcttcttatttcatttCTCAAAATTCTTTTTGATTTACTCTCTTCAGAGGGATAAGaccaagaaaaagagaagaaaatatcaaaaaaaaaaaagaagaaaaaacataTTAATGACGTTGTTTgattcaaaattgattttgaatgtGTTTTTGTTCATAATTCAGTCTTGTTTGTGTGCTTGTTTTCGAACTGAGTTTATGTGTCACAATCATTATAGtaaatttcggttcatttctgaATTAATTGTGTCACAATTGTTATATAATTTCGATTCATTTCTGAGTTAATTGTgttgtaattattatataattttggttcatttctgAGTGAATTAAGGGGCATTTGGATTCGTTGTCCtgcacaattcaaaactctttctcctctttctcctcatcttctactgcttttttttcttttttatttttttcttctttatcttctccttcttactttattttctcaaaattcttcttaatttactcaaatttaacacaatttttaaatttgtgttaAATTTGGGTTTAGCTCTTAGACAAGGCTTTAAATCAGTAAacttaaatagaaaaaaatataacaagaaatAATGATGAATTTAATATAAGATATTATGAATatactcttttatttaaaaggcatttttttaaatctttttgtTTCTGTTGTAGTTAAATTCTCCTCAGTTGAACTTGAAATCTACATGCAAAAATATCTAAGTTCATGTTGaaaatcttttattattaacatCTATTGCTTCTCAAACCTATAGATTCTTTATCATTATTTTctgcttctctttctttctGAGTTAATTGTGTCAAAATCATTATGTAATTTCGTTTCATTTTCGAGTTAATTGCATCGCAATTATTATGTAATTTCAGTTTATTTTGAGTGAATTAAGGTGCATTTAGACTCGTTGTTCTGCACAATTCAAAATTCTTGTTTCTCACCTACTGCAATAACAGCCGTAACAGTAGCAGTAGCAACAAAAGAATGACGATGAGAAGAAAACACgcgaagaagaaggagaagaaaaaggaggaggaggaacatgaagaaaaggaaaacgACGACGATAACGTAAAACCCCACGTGTAAATATAAATGACTTGGTTGAAAAAAATGATGTGTACATGTATAATCCTACTCTTTTTTATGAGaataatttttgttaatgtTAAATCTATTTAATTGGACTTGGATAACAATATTACTTTAATGTGTAATAGAcctataaaatataatatagtactcttgaaaaaaataatattataaaaaaatgcatatttcataCCATGGCATTAATGGATACGTAAAGCATTAATTTCAAACTTTATcattaatgaagaaagagatAATATATGTTCAAATTCAAGATACTAGTGACCAAAAgaatcaaaaataattttattattaaaataataatttaagttGCATATCTTAGTATtgcaaaaataaaaagtagaTTAGAGATTTGTTTGAATAAGTttataagtaatttttttttaatttttaatttataaaaagatataatattaatgtttgatgtaatttttaaaattaattgtaattttttaaaaaatatttaaatatttatgaaaaaattttaaaaaaataaattttttataataaattttttattatattttttaaataaatatttttaaaattaaaaaattaaatataaaataatttataatataaatatttattatttaatttatttttttaaaaaaattaattaaattgtttatCCAAGTTAAAATGTTAGAACTTTGCTTAATATAGATGAGTATCAAAGTAGCGGTGAGTCTTGGCTATTCTATCAAAAAGTCTGTTAAGATCGATTTGAAGTTATAGTTccaatttattaaaataaaataaatttaaaatattaatttgtcTTCTCTTATAGTCTGTTGGTAGTTTTATGGGATTGTCACACGTTAGTCTAACCTTTTTTTTGTaagaattataaaattaattaaaattattttaatagaaaataataaattaaaatataattattatttaaatataaataaaaaataattaaattacaacataaatttttgttattttttaaattattataaagaataaaataaaatagaatttttatttagtttataaataaatgaaaaaaattgaaaggagtgtatttagatatttaattttcaaaatttgtgtATATATTCTTATCACCGAAAGAAATCTTCTAGAGAAATTAGTGAGTTGTACTCTACCAAAATTCGTGAATTAGACCAATTTTTTAGgttaacatatttaaaatttcaCTTTATTCCACCTTTTAGCAATTCAATCTGACATTTTATtgttttgataattttattacTTATTTAGTTTCAATTTACATGTATATTTCAATGATTtaattacaaatattttatattattgtttaatcAATTTTTTCTATACAATTATTTAAATGACGGCGTATAAAACAAATgatattaatgactaattttatattattagtatattttttctaataaacAAAAATGATAGATGTgtgatttatttaaaaaaatttattaaataaagagtACTGCGctctttaattaatttaaatttaattcttttatttattatattttatattaaggactcaaatttaaattttaaaatttaagatttacgatatataatttaaaatttaaaatatagaatttaacgtatactatttaaaatttaaattttaaaatttaaatatgtgactatacaatattatatatatactacttaggatttagattttaaaatttaaatatattgctatacaatattatatatatatatatatatatatatatatatatatatatgaaaaaaaatttgtataatgAGATGTTACCAAATTAAATAAgtataattttaatgaattatattattaattgtgtattaaataattttaatttatgtaatattaaattttatatatgaattaaattattattattattattattattattattattattattattattatgcaattttcaatgtaaaaaattaattaagtacTGCAAGTGTTCAATCATGCAGTGTATTACATTAGCAAAAGTATTACATTCATCTTAGTTTTATCTTACTTAAAagtttttccaaaaaaatagTACTTGATTCATTTATATTATCAGCACATTACAATTAAATTTTTGATAATAGTGTGTATAATAATTAAGTTGgagaatatataaaaattataaatatataaacaCGCCTGTAAGGCCATacatcaatataaaaaaattatgtaggCAGTTCTCTCTTAATATcgtcatcatcaaacatgagagtttaaattttgtttctttttcttttattgaggCATTATGAAATTAAAAGATTAAGATAGCTTGAAATTATAATAAGATTAAGAGTTTACATGAGTGTTAttaagttattaaaaaaaataaaaaaaatttattttttaatatatttgataaatttttaataataaaaataaaaatactaaaaaaatattttttttttaaattataatgtatattgtttttaaaaagatttttttatttaaaaaatattttttatataataaataaataaaaaatatttttatattattatattaaatataattgataaagaaattttttttatataaaattaattttatttttttaaaaatatttttaaaaacacACCCAAATAATGTAAGACATAGGTCATCCATTTATTCCAACCTTTCTTGTGtggaacttaatttttttcttctttaatcaCAGAAATTAACCTCTATTTATATGTGTTTTTCCCTTGTTACaccaaaaaaattatgaaattaacCTCTATTTATATGTTTTTCTCTTGCTACaccaaaaatatatttgattaatAGGCCAATTTCtaaaagaaatttttaataataaattagtctctaaaatatttttattaatactaaataaataattaaaaattattaaaagaaaactaaaaacaagtgtaactaataaaatatttttaattttgtggacatatttataaatactttatagtttttaaaaaaattaattttatgcacgttatttattttgtcaataaaaaataattttacacgtACATCTAATACATAATTAGATTTGGATGTAGTAAAACGATtgtgtaaaatattttgtatcattaattaatgtatcaaaattaaattcttttttaaaaaatataaatcacaaaaaaaatagattataaaaagaaattaaattaataaaattatttttttaagtccCTGAATTCCTGCCGGTGCTGCTATATATAACTCGGAAGTATTATGAAGTGTTAGCTCTCATACCTCACTTTTCTTCCCTCTCTCTAAAACACTAAACAccgaaacaaaacaaaacaaaacccCACATCTTTCTCTAACTTCAtttctttcttgtttcatcGATCAAATTCTTAGTCCTTACATACCCATTTATGTCTTTGTTTCGTATCAAAACAAATATAGATTGGTGCAATTAAGAAGCAGCAGcagccatatatatatataaggtcAAAATGATCTCCAATAATAACAAGAACAATGAGGATGGTGAGTCTTGGAGAGATTATTTGAGAAAGGGGCCTTGGACGCCGAGAGAGGACGCCATACTTATCGAGCAGGTAAAGAAGTGGGGCAAAGGTAATTGGAGTTTAATTCGAAAGAATTCTGAGTTGAGGAGAAGTGGCAAAAGTTGTAGGCTTAGATGGTCGAACCATCTAAATCCTGACTTGAAGAAGGGTCCTTTCTCTGAAGAAGAGGAGAAAACCATTGATGATCTTCATGCTAAGTTTGGAAACAAATGGGCTCTAATGGCTACCCAGGTATCGCTTAGCTATATATATAGAGTTTATATTGcgatatatactaaaaattttatttgttcatttatttattctaaatGCATGTTTGGGGTCTATATTCATGTGACCGACTCTTTTCCGTGCGTCTATTGTCTTTTGGTGCAATAATCATCTTGTTCCATAAGTCGCTTTTGttgatgtatatatatacacaatttttttttaatatataaaatcgACATTTGTATTACGTCTACATTTTCCATAATAAATATCATTTtgacattaatattttttaataatcaaacatgtattctttttattttattaattaaaatataatttaaatacataattaattcGTAATAATGTATTTTATGCAAATATTAAAAGTGTTTGATgcaaatatttttctaaaattgaagtattttttttttgtaatgaTTTATAATCACCATTTTAACTAGGGGTGTACATGGATTGAGTGAATCTAAGTTCGTCTTAGCTCAGATCCAACTCTAAATATATATACCGGTCTATTTTTTAGACCATAATCCGATAAAACTTATACATATTCAGTCCACATTTATATTGGATAAAAATCGGGTGatctatcaaaattaattaatttttttagcaaaaaattaatttttttttcagattcAGCAATAATCAACAATAGATATTTTCATATTCTAATTTAGATTAGAATCAGCAATACATTAGATTcaactaaaaaaagaaataaaaggaatcaaaactaattaattttttcagaTTCAGTAATAATTAGCAATATTTAATTTACTAGTAATCAGAACAAGAATAAGAACACCAAAATacaattactaattaattttttccaaaaaaaagaAACTACCGTCGCTGATAATAAAAAATCAGAACAATAATCAACACTTCTGATCAGAAGTTCCAATAATCAAAATTCTTAGTCAAAGAACAGATGTCAGCAAAGAGAAGAAGACGACTAGAGAAGAGAGCAGAGCAGAAATGGTGACTTCTAGTAGTTGATTGATGGtggcagagaagaagaagacgactGGAGGCAATAGAGAAACGCCATCGTACTTCGCTGAGAGTCATCGTTAGTCGTTGCCGAGAAGCAATCGAACAGAGGAGCTTTTTCGTGGGGCAATGCGACTTTGAGGCTGGTGAGTGGTGTCGGTGGCTGGTGAGAGACAGAGAAGGCTGAGAGGGAAATGGTAGCATCGTCGCCGCCATGCGTGAGGGGACGAGGGGGCGTGGTTCAGTGGTTGCGTGCTGAGGAGAGAAGACAAAGTTCAGGCTTCAGGGTTGTGCCTCAGCCTCGCTGGATGCCTTCAATCTTTATTGTGCGCTACATGAATCCGTGCCCTAATTTTGAGAAGTGTATATTCACCGGGTCGGGTCCGGGTGACCCAATCTATGACCCGGTCTTATTTTAAGTATCTTTCCAAGTTTCATTCTTTTTTTGGATTAGACCCAGGCCACTTTGGGTTCGGGCAAACATGTCCTAAAATGCTTTAGGCATGGGCCGGATCTTTAGATCGGGTCGAACTATATATACACTCCTAATTTTAACTAATAGAGTTAGACTCAATTTTGACTAAGAAAAAAGGTTTGATTACAGATCTTGTGAAATTGAATTTGTGATCTATTGCTATTAAATTTGTTACTGATTTACTTGTTAAATCTGAATTTGCATTGACTCTACCTCTtgtttttcttgaatttttgcTGATGCTGCTGCGATTTCATGTTCTGTTGATTCTTCTTGTTACTGTTGTGATTGAAATTTAAACTTGAAATTTGATGatgattctttttcttctgtGATGATGTATTGTGGTTGTTGTGTTTGATAGTTTTTCAAATATGCTCCAAGTTCTTCCAAAATTACATCTAAatctaaaacttcattctaagAGATTTTTGATAGGATTAGACGAGAATTTGGCTGATATCTATACAAAAAGCAATATCAAATACCATTCTGGCTGCAGTTGGATTGTATTGTTTCCATCATCAGAACCAGGCAAGAGCCTTTTCCATTTACaatgttattatatatatgttttccATTTTCAGATTCCTGGAAGATCAGACAATGACATCAAAAACTTTTGGAACTCAAGAATGAAGAAGCGTCTAAGAGAATATCCTCCACAAATAACGGTTCAACAAGCACAACACTTTTCTTCATCACCATTTTATTCGGTCTTAGCTTCATGTTACCCTAAAAATAATTTCAGTGTTGAACTACCTTCAAACATTTCTGCTGCCAATCCTCCACCAAATCATAATCAGAAACAACTTAATCAAaataattcttcttcttcttcttctttctcttgcACCAATAATAATGCAAGTTTTGTATTGCCATTAACCCCTGTGTCCCCTTATTGTAAGAGTAGTGGTTTATTGAATGATGTGGTGATGGAGGGTATTGCTCTTTGTTACAAGGGAAAGTCAAAGATGGATGCAACCATTGTTATTGGTAGGGAGGAAGAAGAATTAGCTGATAAGAGAAAAATTATTGAAGAGCCACCATTGCCACCAGTTGGAACCAGTAAAGAGGAAGAAACAGCCACCATTATTGCAACTCAAAGCTC is a window encoding:
- the LOC130945807 gene encoding transcription factor MYB101-like, which encodes MISNNNKNNEDGESWRDYLRKGPWTPREDAILIEQVKKWGKGNWSLIRKNSELRRSGKSCRLRWSNHLNPDLKKGPFSEEEEKTIDDLHAKFGNKWALMATQIPGRSDNDIKNFWNSRMKKRLREYPPQITVQQAQHFSSSPFYSVLASCYPKNNFSVELPSNISAANPPPNHNQKQLNQNNSSSSSSFSCTNNNASFVLPLTPVSPYCKSSGLLNDVVMEGIALCYKGKSKMDATIVIGREEEELADKRKIIEEPPLPPVGTSKEEETATIIATQSSSHQLISTEKNDNGGCNNNKEALNNSMPQMDDELLSILKNCPIYSPVRKWYKVDDDEDSLMMMMEI